One genomic segment of Garra rufa chromosome 13, GarRuf1.0, whole genome shotgun sequence includes these proteins:
- the LOC141348434 gene encoding LOW QUALITY PROTEIN: protein NLRC3-like (The sequence of the model RefSeq protein was modified relative to this genomic sequence to represent the inferred CDS: substituted 3 bases at 3 genomic stop codons) codes for MSVAWLQIFRIVPAAADLFPSECVHRVTEIRGFNDPQKEVYFRKRISDQSLANRIISHLKSSRSLYIMCHIPVFCWFSATVLEKMLSQAESGEIPKTLTQMYTHFLNIQTNIKHEKDYEKKVKDEDIIVKLGKLAFQQLIKGNLTFYEKDLRECGIDVAEASVYSGLCTQIFREEFGLYDGKAFCFVYLSIQEHLAALYVHVSFTNNCTHVFSNVLSDLSMFLKYTLSDLHQRVVDEALQSKNGHLDLFLRFLLGLSVESNQFLLQEIITHTKSSSDSKEETAEYIKNKIRTTHSPEKFINLFHCLNELGDHSLLEEIQQYLKSRTTSEAKLSSSQWSAVVFFFVVVVDIRRKTLXVSSXXICWGKLKVLQKLLPVIQEFRSVQLSDCGVTDKGCSALASVLRSYPSHLRELNLCRNKLGDIGVKLLAAGLENPHCKLEILTLSDCGVTDEGCTALASVLRSNPLHLRHLNLSGNKLGDSGIKLLSADLKSPHCKLEMLNAIARPLVCEMKVVVSSELMDPHCKLEILRLCDCGVTDEGCAALSSALRSNPSHLRELNLSKNKLGDLSVKLIFAELGNPHCKLEILKLWDCGVTDESCDALASALRSNPSHLRHLDLSHNKLDSGVKLLSDLKDDPNYKLERLYYCEKTSV; via the exons atgagtgtcgCCTGGCTCCAGATTTTCAGAATAGT accagcagcagctgatctcTTCCCCTCTGAATGTGTCCATCGAGTGACAGAGATACGAGGCTTTAACGACCCACAGAAGGAGGTAtacttcaggaagagaatcagtgatcagAGTTTGGCCAATAGAATCATCTCACACCTGAAGTCATCCAGAAGCCTTTACAttatgtgccacatcccagtgttcTGCTGGTTCTCAGCCACTGTTCTAGAGAAGATGTTGAGTCAAGCAGAAAGTGGTgagattcccaagactctcactcaaatgtacacacacttcctgAACATTCAGACCAACATCAAACATGAGAAGGACTATGAGAAGAAAGTGAAAGACGAAGACATAATTGTCAAACTGGGAAAACTAGCTTTCCAGCAGCTTATTAAGGGCAATCTAACCTTCTATGAGAAAGACCTGAGAGAATGTGGCATTGATGTGGCAGAGGCATCAGTGTATTCAGGATTGTGcactcagatcttcagagaggaaTTTGGCTTGTATGATGGGAAAGCATTCTGCTTTGTTTATCTTAGCATTCAGGAACATCTAGCAGCTCTGTATGTGCACGTTTCCTTTACAAACAACTGCACACATGTTTTCTCTAATGTCTTGTCTGACCTATCAATGTTTTTGAAGTATACTTTATCTGACCTACATCAGAGAGTTGTGGATGAGGCATTACAGAGTAAAAACGGACATCTGGACCTTTTCCTGCGTTTCCTTTTGGGTCTGTCAGTGGAGTCTAATCAGTTTCTTCTACAAGAAATAATAACACACACGAAAAGTAGCTCTGACAGTAAGGaggaaacagctgagtacatcAAGAATAAGATCAGGACCACTCATTCCCCAGAgaaatttattaatttgttccactgtctgaatgaactgggtGACCATTCACTACTGGAGGAAATTCAACAATATCTAAAATCTAGAACAACAAGTGAAGCCAAACTCTCTTCATCTCAATGGTcagctgtagtttttttttttgttgttgttgttgacatCAGAAGAAAAACTTTATGAGTTTCATCTTAATAAATTTGTTGGGGGAAACTAAAAGTTCTTCAGAAGCTGCTGCCTGTGATTCAAGAATTTAGATCAGTTCA GTTGAGTGATTGTGGTGTCACAGACAAAGGCTGTTCTGCTTTGGCTTCAGTACTAAGATCATACCCCTCACATCTGAGAGAACTTAATCTGTGTAGAAATAAACTAGGAGATATTGGAGTAAAACTGCTTGCTGCTGGACTGGagaatcctcactgtaaactggagatacTGAC GTTGAGTGATTGTggtgtcacagatgaaggttgcaCTGCTCTGGCTTCAGTTTTGAGATCAAACCCCTTACACCTGAGACATCTGAATCTGTCTGGGAACAAACTAGGAGATTCTGGAATTAAGCTGCTCTCTGCAGATCTGAAGAgtcctcactgtaaactggagatgCTGAA TGCAAttgcacggccattggtttgtGAG atgaaggttgtggtGTCTTCTGAACTGATGGATCCTCATTGTAAACTGGAAATACTGAG GTTGTGTGATTGTGGTGTCACAGATGAAGGCTGTGCTGctttgtcttcagctctgagatcaaacccctcacacctaaGAGAACTAAATCTGTCTAAAAATAAACTAGGGGACCTTAGCGTAAAGCTTATATTTGCTGAACTAGGgaatcctcactgtaaactggaaATACTAAA GTTATGGGATTGTGGTGTCACAGATGAAAGTTGTgatgctctggcttcagctctgagatcaaacccctcccACCTGAGACATCTGGATTTGTCCCATAATAAActggattcaggagtgaagctgctctCTGACCTAAAGGATGATCCAAATTATAAACTGGAGAGACTATACTATTGTGAGAAGACTTCTGTTTAA